The genomic region ACGCTGATCCGTTCCTGCGCGATCAGCGCGAGCACCCGGGCGGGGTCGTACACCGCTTCCGGAACCATGACCGCGCCGTTGAGGAGGCAGACGAGGATGCCCGCCTTGTAGCCGAAGGTGTGGAAGAACGGGTTCATCAGCAGATAGCGGTCGCCGGGCCGGAGCCGGGCGTTGCGTGACCACTCCCGGTAGACGCGGATGGTCTGCCCGTGCGTGACCATGACGCCCTTGGGCCGTCCGGTGGTGCCGGAGGTGAAGATGATGTCGCAGAGGTCGTCCGCGCGGACGGCGCCGGCGCGCCGGGCGCGTTCGGGTTCGCCGACGGTCTTCCCGGCGGCGAGGTACTGCGCGAAGTCCAGTTCTCCCTGACCTGCGGTACCCCGGAGGAGCACGGTGGCGCGCAGGGATCCGGTCAACTCCCCCAGCATCGCGGGGTAGTCGATGCCGAGGAAGCCGCGTTCGGTGAGCAGGTACGAGGCCCCGCTCCGGCGGATGATGTCGGCGGCCTCGGCGCCCTTGTAGCGGGTGTTGAGCGGCACGACGACGGCGCCGACCGACACCGCGCCGAGTACGGCGGTGATCCATTCGCGGCTGTTGGCGGCCCAGACGGCCACCCGGTCGCCGTGCGCGATCCCGCAGGCCACGGCGGCCCGCGCGCAGAGGTTGATCTCCTCTCTCAACTCACCGAAGGTGAGGCGTCCTTGCTGGTCACTGAGGGCCTCCTGGTCCGCGTACCGTTCGGCGGCGAAACCTGGCAACTCAGCGAGCGTGGTGGGGAGGGGTGCGGTGTTCATGCCCCTGCTGCTCCTTTGCGGGAAGGCGGCGGACTGGCCCGCGTGCAGCGCGGCCCTTGACAGGGCCGACGTGCCCGGCATCAAATCACAGTGTTTCTAATAGGCATAGCCCTACGGCAGGAAGCACTCACCATGACTCCCACCCCGCCCCTCGGCGACAAGTCCGTACTCATCACCGGCGCCGCCCGCGGTCTCGGCCTGGAAATGGCCCGCCAGTGCGTGGCGGCGGGCGCCCGCGTCACCCTCGCCGACGTCCTGAGCGAGGAAGGCGCGCGGGCCGCACAGGAATTGGGCGACCGGGCCCGGTTCGTCACGCACGACGTGACCAGCGAGGAGCAGTGGGCGACGGCCGTCGGCACGGCCCGCGAGTTCGGCGGCGGACGACTCGACTCCCTGGTCAACAATGCGGGGATCTCGACCGGCGGTCTGCTCCACGAGGAGTCGGTGGCCCACTTCCGCAAGGTCCTGGAGACCAACCTCACCGGCACCTTCATCGGCCTGCGCACCGCGATCCCCGTCATGGCCGGGCAGGACGGCGGTGGCTCGATCGTGAACATCTCGTCGGCCGCCGGCCTCATGGGGCTGGCGATGACCGGGAGTTACGGCGCGGCGAAGTGGGGTGTGCGCGGCCTCACGAAGATCGGCGCGGTGGAGCTGGCCGGGTCCCGCGTCCGCGTCAACTCCGTCCACCCCGGCGTGACCTACACCCCGATGACGTCCGCCGAGGGCTTCGTTCCCGGCGAGGGCAACTTCCCCGGCACCCCCATGGGCCGGGTCGGCGAACCCGCGGAGATCGCCTCGGCGGTCGTCTTCCTCCTCTCCGACGCGGCCTCGTACATCACGGGCGCCGAACTCGCCGTGGACGGCGGCTGGACCGTCGGCCCCACGGTCGCCGGGCTCACCCAGCGCTGACCGGCCCCGGCCGATCGGGCGCACGGCGGCCTCTTGACGGATCGGCGGCGGGGGTATGCAATCACGGTGTTTCGATTAGGCATATTCCTACCAGGAATACTGGAGCCGGAATGAACACCTCCCCCGCCACACCGTCCACCACGGACACGTCCCGGATGCGTGAGGTCCTCAGCGCCTTCTGCACCGGCGTCGCCGTCATCACCGCCATCGCTCCCGACGGCAGCCCCGCCGGAATGGCCGTACAGTCCTTCACCCCGGTCTCGCTGGATCCGCCCCTGGTCGCCTTCTGCCCCGCGCTGACCTCAAGCACCTGGCCGAAGATCCGGGCCGCGGGCCGCTTCACCGCGAACATCCTCGCCGCCGACCAGCAGGACCTCTGCCGCCGGTTCGCGGTGACCGGCGGCGACAAGTTCACCGGCGCCCGCTGGGCCCCGGGCGCCAACGGGGCACCCGTCCTCGACGGGGCCCTGGCCACCGTCGAGTGCGACCTGCACATCTCGCTGGAAGGCGGCGATCACGCCATCGCACTCGGCCGGGTCACCACGCTGGCCACCCACCGGCCGTCCGCGGGGCCCCTGCTCTACTTCCGCCGCCGCTACGGCCGCTTCTTCTCCAACTCCTCGATGTCCGCGAGCATCGCCTCCGCGAGTTCGCACTCCGCCGCGTAGTACCGCTCGGCCCACTTCAGGGTGAGCGTCGGAAACGCCCACTCCTCCCGGGCCTCGGCACCCTTGACGTCGGCCGCCGCCCGCCGCCGCATGGACTGCGCGAACTCCTGGTGCCGGGCGAGCACTTCACGCATCTGCTCGGGCTCCAGCAGATGCCCGAGCCACATCCGCAGCATCGGCCCGTGCTTGAGGACCGGCGGATCGACGGGCGCCTCTCGCGCCCACTCCCGCACCGCGTCCATCCCCTCGTCCGTGATGAGGTAGACGCGTTTGTCCCGGGTGCCGGTCTCCTGCGCGACCATCCGCGACGAGACGTATCCGACGCCTTCGAGCCGCTTCAGCTCGCTGTAGATCTGGCTGAACGACGGGC from Streptomyces sp. NBC_01267 harbors:
- a CDS encoding SDR family oxidoreductase encodes the protein MTPTPPLGDKSVLITGAARGLGLEMARQCVAAGARVTLADVLSEEGARAAQELGDRARFVTHDVTSEEQWATAVGTAREFGGGRLDSLVNNAGISTGGLLHEESVAHFRKVLETNLTGTFIGLRTAIPVMAGQDGGGSIVNISSAAGLMGLAMTGSYGAAKWGVRGLTKIGAVELAGSRVRVNSVHPGVTYTPMTSAEGFVPGEGNFPGTPMGRVGEPAEIASAVVFLLSDAASYITGAELAVDGGWTVGPTVAGLTQR
- a CDS encoding flavin reductase family protein — encoded protein: MNTSPATPSTTDTSRMREVLSAFCTGVAVITAIAPDGSPAGMAVQSFTPVSLDPPLVAFCPALTSSTWPKIRAAGRFTANILAADQQDLCRRFAVTGGDKFTGARWAPGANGAPVLDGALATVECDLHISLEGGDHAIALGRVTTLATHRPSAGPLLYFRRRYGRFFSNSSMSASIASASSHSAA
- a CDS encoding helix-turn-helix transcriptional regulator; the encoded protein is MAEKKQVKEGRPALPATSWAVLGLLSFGEELSGYDLKKWSDQSLRFFYWSPSFSQIYSELKRLEGVGYVSSRMVAQETGTRDKRVYLITDEGMDAVREWAREAPVDPPVLKHGPMLRMWLGHLLEPEQMREVLARHQEFAQSMRRRAAADVKGAEAREEWAFPTLTLKWAERYYAAECELAEAMLADIEELEKKRP